gctgctgtaacaaaAATGCCTTATGCACTTACACTTGTTTCGTGCTACTTTCCTACTTTTCATTTGTATTATGTGTAATTATCttgttatctatttttatataacattttattcttgtattttatcTACACAACAATTGCTCTTGGGCGTAACTGGACcttacaattacaattttgttCTACTGCATGgaccacatgtgatgcaaatgacaataaaaaatctccttgaatctttGTTGACATAATGATCAGTATGGTTATGGACAATATAAGTTCAATAGATCAATTGACAAACATCATTTGATCTATTGATCTATTAAACACCAAAACAGGTACAATATCTTTTTTTAAGAAGTAATGATTAAAATGTAAAGCTTAGGAATGTAAAAATAACTGTCTATTTAGGCTTAATTCTCGCTTGTTAAAAAGATCGTTTTTAAAAAATCCACTGTTGTTTTCAAAacccacagttttttttaacaaaggttCTGACATTCacaaatatattttcatttattatttgcttgatttacatacaaaaaaataaatcattgtgAGAACATAGCTGCAAACAATGATTTGCTTTAATATGAAATAAGCAAGAAATATGGCATATATTAGATAGATAAAATATAAGACAATTCAAAATTTTGCTAATAAGCTTATTCATTTAATGTTGTCATTTGAAATTATTTAATGTAACATGCACATTATCTTAAATATCATCAGAAATAATTTTTCAGTGTGAGAATAGATTAGTTCTTGAAGAGCCTGGCTGAAATATTTGACCTGATATAATCATCCTGAATGCTTTTCTAAACCACTTGTAGAAGAAAGCATAAACAATAGGGTTACAAGTAGAATTCATGAGTCCAATCCAAGCCAGCATATCAATCACTACTGGAGGAAATGGGTGACCAAAAGATTTGATTATATAACAGACAAAAAATGGAGTCCAAAGTGAGAGAAATACACCCAAAATCACAGCCAGAGTTTTGGtggcttttttctcttctttgctCAACActgattttatattgtttttacattttgagtCCTGAATAGACTTTGCTTGCTTTTGAGCAACACGGAATATTTTCATGTATATACTGAGCATCACAACGCCTGGGATGTAGAAGGACAGCAAACTGCAAGTAATGGTGGAAGCTGCATTTTGAAACATCACACAGCCTCCTTCACATGCAACATTTTTATAGTAAAACTCTTCAACACCCAGAATATTCAGCTCTAGAAATATTGTGCCAAATCCAGCTATAATGGAAACACTCCAGCTGATGGAAATCATAAATACTGTGGCACAAGGAGTGATTTTAGTGTGGTACTGCAGAGGTTTACACACAGCATAATACCTGTCAATAGATATTAAAGACAAATTAATAATAGAAGCAGTGGCCAACATGATCACAACACTGCTgtgtattttacagtataaagGGCCCAAATACCAGCAGGTTTCCACTGATTGTACCATACACGGAGGCATATAAAGTGCCCCCAGCAGCAGATCAGTTACAGCCAGAGACAGAACAAGGAAGTTAGTTGGCATGTGAAGCTGCTTAAAATGAAGAATGGTTATTATGACAAATAAGTTTCCAAAAACTGTTAAAATCACCACTGAACTGAAGAACAAATAAAGGGGCACCTTCAGAAACAGAGGATAAACAACCTTCTGACAAGATCCATTTACATATTCATAGCAAAGTGTGATGTCCACTATCTGAACTTCACTTGAGTTCATTTCTTGAGTCTTATTAATGTGATATTGTTCTGTATTGTAATGTATATTAACaactaaacaaaaagaaaaatcatgaaaacattttataaatttgcatGCAGGAATCTGTTGTTAAAAGAGCTCTCCATTAGAGTTTTACCTCTGTCACCCCCCGGTGGATAAATCCACAATGTGGCACAGATTTATACTCTTCCAACACTGGGGTAATGAAACCCCGCCCTTGTCCTCAAAGTATCCTCAAATAacttttcttaaattatttaaaacaaatcaaCAGATTTATAGATCTAAAGTGTGTATTTTCTTTTGCTATGAAGATACTAACCAAGTTAGAAACCAGTACACTGGTAGTTCAGGCTGCATTGGTGGTTAATTCATTTTAGTCATGCAGAagatataaatattttagaataatGGTTCTTAGGCTTTGTCTTGGAGGTCTACTGTTGTGTGTTGCATAGGTTAGGTGCCAGGTTTCCATTCACATGTAATGCTAGTGTTTACAATGTTCCAGAATAAAATAGAGTTCTGTCGCAAACAGTGTCATCTGTCAgccattttatttctgtttgttgttatttgtaaattttcttttactaaaagaCCAAGCAAGTAATATTAACTTTTTAGTGATATGATTTACTAGGCTTCATTATCATTTTATATTTAGGTCTACATACTGGTAAAGTACATTGTGTTTTACTTTTAAACCAAAGGTAGCTTTGAAACAGTCATTTTATTAATCTGTTGGATTCATGGCTTGGCTGTGCATTTTAGGGTGTTGCTAAAATACATTGCAGTATTGTggtattttttgttaaatattactgtattgtgtattttattttcctaaaattagtaaaataaccccatattacaaaaaaacaaacaccactGAAAGATTTGTATCTGTCAAAAGTTTGTTAAATTGCATATTTCAAACCTAAATTGAAGAGGCCAAAATTTGATGAAACCCCCAAATATCCCAAAACTATGTACACTATaggataaggcaaaaaaaaagtcagataaTAGCTTGAAATACagcaaatacacaaaaaatgaactgttgtatttcttaaaaaatatatagtcagCATTAATTGTTGTACGAGAGTCATCCAGTTAGCCTTTGCTGTTGATGCCAGTGATGCAAAGAATCTTCAGCATGACAGGAAAATGTGGTGTTCTTGTATTCCCTCATTCGATGATGCAATGCTGCTAGACCTACTATAAAGTGAATCAGCCTGATTTATTAACAAATAACGAGTTAAAACACAAATTGTggttatttttactattatttatattGCTTAACATGCATGCCATTGTacattattacagtgttttattttgttcagtaAGAATGCATGTTAGTATAAGAGTTTGTTTTGCAAACTTAAAGAATCACCCTGTCAATTGCATGATTCAAATGTTTGCTCAGTTCAGCCAGTTAACACAAGCAGCTAAACTGGATTTCagtcaaataaatatttaaatgtgttaatacATATGTATTTTATGCCGATGTATCTGGTAAGTGTAATGGAACTGCTGCaacatttataattttattagatCCTATGTGAAGCAGAATTTCTCCTCAGAGGACAATATAGATtatgttttgtacttttattATATCATTGTGTCATTAAATTTAAATTCTAAAATAGACAGAACAGAACTAAACGGAAAATGTTTAGGCAGTGGAAAAACATGGCCAAAATGAAAAATAGTCCATttgaaattattgtattttacCAAGCACTATCAATATGTTATCCAGTTTTACTTTATGACTTCAATACCTGTTCTCTGAGGCCTGTacatttaaatctatatttttttaactagCTGACTTTGTTGTGAGCTTCAGGATGGCTGACTTGTATTTTATCAGATGAAGTACGGGCATCTCTGGGTCTTGTTGAATCTGTATAATTCTGTATAATTCATTATCCATTGCATtccaaaaacactgtttttgtctGAAAAGATTCTTTAAATAAACTGGCAAATCTATTTTTGGATCACACCAGATTCACAAGGATGAATAAATCTTTCAGTTTTCAGTCACATTTACAACTGGGCCATCACCAAACATAACATACAATAACAACTGGTATCTAATGTATTAACAAGGCAAAGTTGTCAATTACCTGTATTATTGCATTTGGTAGGGCAATTTCAATTTCATTCAATTTCATGCAGTTTCAGTTTGAAAACAGATCAGTTCTTGAAGACCCTGGCTGAAATATTTTACCTGATGAAATGATCCGGAATGCTTTTCTAAACCACTTGTAGAAGAAAGCATAAACGATAGGATTACAAGTAGAATTCATAAGTCCAATCCAAGCAAGTGTGTCAAGCACTACTGGAGAAACTGAGTGACCAATAAAAGGATTAATGATATAACAGATGAAAAACGGTGTCCAAAGTGAGAGGAATACACCCAAAACTACAGCCAGAGTTTTGGTGGCTTTTCTCTGCTCTTTGTTTAACATTGATTTTATATTGTTCTTTGCGGATTTTGAGTCCTGAATAGACTTTGCTTGTTTTTGTGCAACACggaatattttcatatatatacagAGCATCACAATGCCTGGGAAATAAAAGGAAAGGACAGCTGAAGCAATACTTGCAGGAGCACTTTCAAACATCACACAGAAATTATTTAATGTAACATGCACATTATCTTAAATATCATCAGAAATAATTTTTCAGAGTGAGAATAGATTAGTTCTTGAAGAGCCTGGCTGAAATATTTGACCTGATATAATCATCCTGAATGCTTTTCTAAACCACTTGTAGAAGAAAGCATAAACAATAGGATTACAAGTAGAATTCATAAGTCCAATCCAAGCAAGCATATCAATCACTACTGGAGGAAATGGGTGACCAAAAGATTTGATTATATAACAGACAAAAAATGGAGTCCAAAGTGAGAGAAATACACCCAAAATCACAGCCAGAGTTTTGGtggcttttttctcttctttgctCAACActgattttatattgtttttacattttgagtCCTGAATAGACTTTGCTTGCTTTTGAGCAACACGGAATATTTTCATGTATATACTGAGCATCACAACGCCTGGGATGTAGAAGGACAGCAAACTGCAAGTAATGGTGGAAGCTGCATTTTGAAACATCACACAGCCTCCTTCACAAACAATATTCTCATAGTAAAACTCTTCAACACCCAGAATATTTAGATCCAGAAAAATTGTTCCAAATCCGGCTACAGTGGAAACACTCCAGCAGATGGAAATCATAATTACTGTGACAAAGGAGGTGATTTTACTGTGATACAGTAACGGGTGACATACAGCATAATATCTGTCAATGGATATAAAAGACAGATTTATAATTGAAGATGTacataacattatggaaacactGTTGTGTACTTTACAGAATAAAGTTCCAAAATACCAGCAAGTCTCCACAAAGCGTAGCATGTTAGGAGGCATAAATAAAACACCCAGCAGCAGATCAGTTACTGCTAGAGAAAGAACAAGGTAATTAGTTGGCATGTGCAGCTGCTTAAAATGGAGAATGGTTATGATGACAAACAGGTTTCCCAACACTGTTAAAATCACCACTAAGCTGAAGACCAAGTAAAATGACACCCTCAAAAACATTGGATAGACAACCTTATGACAAGATCCATTTAAATACTCATAGCACAGAGTGATGTCTATTTGAGTGTGGCTTGAGTTCATGCTGAAGTCCAGAtgctagagtttttttttctgtaatgcaCTAAAAATGTAACacagttaattaaaaatattttgttatttcattttttcttttacaaaaaagaaagacagaaaaaacaatgttttactatctTTCTATCTATGCAGAATGTAAGTACATACAGTGTTTTATGTTAAATCAAACCCTCCACCAGACCTTACCTCTAGTTTTCACTGTAGTGCACAGCATGCAGATTTATACTCATCCAGGACTACACATAAAAAAGCACCGCCCTTTTAGTCATATGCCATGGTAATACCCTTGTGACCTGATGATATCAGACTATGAGAAATTATGGAAAAGGGAATGTACAGAGGCAGATGGagaacttatttattttattatatcataatGGTTTAACTCATTTAACTCAACTAAGTTCTAATTTTGTATGAATAAATACACTGAGACAAAGTACACTCCACCCTTTCAAGTTCTTCAGTGCACATGTGCAGAGATTTATGGTGAAATAAGGTGAATTATTTAACTTAAATCCTAATTCAATAGTTTAACATGCTCACTTAGGTACATTGTAGTTGCTGTATCTTAATAGATGCAATCACATtatcctgtaaaaaaaacatagactggacaggggatgggaacagagactggacgggagactggacaTGGGGAAAGAACGGGCAATGGGCCTGGGGATAAATATAGTCCTTGAAGCGGACACAGGAGCTGCGACAGGCATCACAGGCACAGAAGTTGCGACGAGCTCCACAGAAACAGGAGCTGCGACAGGCATCGCTGGCACAGGAGCAGCGACTGGCATCTCAGGCACAAGAGATGGCGCAGCGACTTGGTCAGCAGGAGCAGGTGCGGAAACTtgagcagcaggagctggtgcTGAGACTTGAGCAGGAGAAAACTAGTTTTGAGACATGTGGAGCTGGCGCTGAGACTTGAGAAGCTGGCGCTGTACAGCTGAGGCTGCGGGCCCTGTAGCCAAGCCTAAAGCTGCGGTTGCAGCAGACCAGACCAGAATGGAGTGACAGAGACCGGCGCGGTAATAACATGGACGAACActggggtggagctacaaataatAACAGACACGAGCATGTGGGACAGGAACTGGAGTAGAGACATGgagataaacaaacacagagcacactagacacagagacagacagggaacAAGGCCGGACATGACGGCTGGTCTTCatcaggagaagaaaaaagagaaaatgtgtgtTTGAGATTTCTGCAGCATCTTCAGTGTTACTGGGTAGACTAGGCTGTAGACAGGTTTGGCCATGGGTTACCTGCACACCAATCTGCCAGTATGACTTTAACATGTCTTGCCTGTTGATGCAGTGAGCAGCTTGAACATTTGGGTATGTGGCCTGTTTTCATCAGAATTTGAGCACATtcgatttttatttatttatttatttatttactggatCCCCATTAGCTTGGGCAGATGCCCTGCTATTCTTCCTGGGGTCCTGCTGAAAACAATAAcaatgataacaataataataacaataacaactacAACAGTAAAACACAATGCCTATaggaataacaataaataattctATCAAAGTTATAAAAGTTGGAATCTTGTTCCATGCAGTGATTGCTCTATATCGAACTGTACGTTGAAAGGAATTTGTGTTCATATTAGGGTACAACAACCCTATGATGAGCTCTCTTAACCTAAAATCAGTTTTGTCAACAAGTTCTGTAGCTTAGAAAGACCGTCATTTgcctttttattgcttttatttgctTACTACTCTCCTGCGGTTGCCTGCCCGGCTTCCTTGTCGCTGTGATGACATCATTGCTACTCTGAGCAGGTGGATCCCTTGCCTGGCATCTTTTCCGCCCAGCCCATGGCGGCCCGGCCTTCTGTGTTCTTGTCTGTCTCATGCCTTTTCTGCTTCGCATCGTTCTCTCTACATTCTCCCAACCCAATTGGCCTCCCAAAACATGAGCTGGAAGAAGACTTTGAAGTTTCAATACATCTTTTCCTCATGCCCTAGCCAAACTCAAATCGTGCACCATGAAATCTGAACAATTCCTGGTGTGGTCGTTTGCCAGTTGCATTTCTGCATCAGGAGAGGTTCAGAATATGGGATCCTAGAGCTATCTTGCAGCTCGTAGTCCAGTCCAATAGTTCTAGTCCCCAAACCTGATGGATTTTGCACAAAGTCTCACAGTTTGTTATGTACCCATTGCCTTGCAATTATCTCATTGAGCAGTTAGGGAAGACTAGATTTGTCAGTACTCTAGACCTCACTAAAGACATTGGCACTCATCCCTGGAGCTTAGAAGAAAACATAAAGGTTATGCATATAACCACTGTTCCCTGATGGAAAGGAACAAActacaacacataatgtatgggatatCACGCTCCTGGATGTCTGGCTAAAGACATCTTTAATCATCTTTAATCATGACTAAAAGGCAGATGATGCATCACTCCTTAGTTCAAGATGCTGATCTTCACTGAGCTAACAGCAAAGCGGGGCAACCTTGTTGTACCTCGTTCCAAATGTCTTTAATAGAGGCATCCTTAAAAATGGCCCAAGATGCAACCATTCCTCTAGTAGAATAAGTCTGCACTCGCACAGACAACTCCAGACTCTTGCTGTTATAAGCTAATGCAATAGCTACCACAACTCAGTGAGAAAGATGCTGCTTAGACAGAGCCCTGCCACAAACTGggttggcaaaacagacaaaaagctgGTCACACCCACTGAAAGCCTGACTACGATCAATGTATGTACACAGTGCATGCACAGGGCAGAGTGTTTGCATTTTTTGCTGCTCCTCAGAAGCAAatggaggaggagagaaagaatTAAGCTCAAAGGCTAGTGAAATATACATTAGGGCCACATAAATATACTGCATTAGGGCGTAATGTAACCTTGATGTCCCCTGGTGCAAACTGGGTACATGAAGGGTGCACTGACAGAGCATAAAGATCACCCACACGCTTAGCAGAGGCTAAAGCAAGCAGCAGAGCCGTCTTATACGAAACATATTTAATGTCCAGGAGTTCAAGTTCAGGAGCTCAAATGGAGGCCCAGACAGGACTTCGAGCTCAATGGTGAGGTTCCAGGGAGGAACGGCTGGCCTAGATACAGGCTTTAGACATTGCACTCCCTTAAAGAAAAGTATAGCTAGGGTGTGTGCCCCAAGCAACAACCCCAAAACCAACATGACAGGCTGATATAGCtgccaaatatacttttattgtcGAGAATGAGAGCCCATGCTCCAGTGACTCCTGAAGGAACCTCAAAACATCAACAAATCAACACTGGAAGGGAATCAAACTTCTTCCCTGACACCAGTGCTCAAATACACGCCATTTATAAGCATACAAACCTCCTGTAGAAGAGGCCCTTGCACACTGAATGGCCACCACAACGTTAGAGGGCAAACTGCTGGCCATCAAGGCAGACTTTTTGGCCGGTAGGCATGGAGACACCACAGCTCTGGCCAGGGGTAAACAATTTCCCCGCCTGCCTGAGACAGGAGATTCGAGTGCAGAGGGAGAGCCCATGTATCTCCTGTAAGGAGACTGATTATTTCTGCATACCATGGTTTTGATGGCCAGTAGGGAACTACAAGTATTAGAGACAGGTTCCCCTGGCTCACCTTCTCCAGTGTTGGCATGATCAGCTTCACTGGGGGGAATGCATAAAGCAGAGTGTTGGGTCAGAGGTGTGCCAGTGCATCCACTCCCAGGGTAGCACCCTGGCCTGCTAGAGAGTAAAACAGAGGACAATGCGTGTTTTCTCTGGATGCGACGAGATCTACATTGGCCCTGTCAAACTGATCCtagatctgttccaccacctgGGGACACACGGTGGTGTTGTCTGTTCTTACTAAAACATGCTTCCCCCTCAATTCTGAGAGGAAGCGCTTTAGGGACAAATGGACCCCGAGCAACTCCAGACAGTTGATGTGGAGggagtgctgtgctgaagaccACGGCCCCTTCACAGCTGCTTCATTGCACACTGCACCCCAGCCTGTCACTGACGCATCCGTTGACACCACCCCAGCAGGCTGGGCTCCCTCCAAGGAGACAGTGCTTTCATACAACCCTAAGTTACAACTATCTTTTTCGGGAGATAGTGTGAGGCATTCACACGGTGTGATAATATCCAGTGCTGAAACGCGCATTAAAACACAGCAGAACTACTGCTATCATTAACACCATTTGCCCAACAGCTGGAGAAATTGGCGAAAACGTAGACTGAAACTGCGTGAGGCAGTCACGGAATGCACTTATTCTGCGCTCTGACAGACGGGCTAGAAAAGACAGCTTTTGGCTGGAAATTAGAGAGCTCTTTTTTAAATTGACAGAGAAGCCCAGCTGCTGAATATGGGATAACACAGCCCTTTGTAAAAGTGCGCAGGGACAGAGAAAGCCCGAACAGGAGAACGAGCCACCCGTAAGCTACACCGATCGCCTGCTTGTGAAGAAAAGTTTCTCCTCTCTGAGCACCGCAGCAGCGTTGAGTGACACTTGCGTGTAGACCACGCGGGGAGGGGGGGTCTGGAGGGGGGTTGGTGGTGGAGCCCTCCTGTGGCTGAATTTGGGaatgcaacacatttttttgtggGCTGGACACTTTTATTTTGCCCTGAGTTACAGAATGCAACTTTATTAAGGCACTTTTTGGAACACAGGCATGTAAAAAAGCACTCACATAGTGGGCTTGAGAACATTGGGCACTGGAAACATACCCCCCCACCCCTGAGTAATGTGACTCATCTTTTGGAATGCTTGAACACACGTGTTTACAGAGAACAGGTGTTTTATGAACAATGTTGGGGCAAATCATGCCCTTTTTGAACTGGGCCCAGGAACAGGGGAAAAACTGCACCTCTTTGGTGGCTTTAGGGGAGAAACTGTGGTGTCTCCCACCAGCGAAGACCTCACCCCCCTTCTCTGTGAGCTACGATGAGTCAGGCTTCCTCTTCCTCACTGCAGAGTCTTTCAGGTGTCCGGGAGGAGGACCTTTGCTCCAGGCTGAGTGGCATGGAGTGTGTttgggctgctgctgctttttaGGCGTAATTAAAGGTGTCTTCAGCCAGACACGCAAGAGCGTGATATATATCCCATACATTTTGTGTTTTACCGAGTGAATCGACTGATAGGGAACAGCCTTCATGACTCCCTCCAGCCTATGGCAGTAGCGGGTTTTACTCTTTGGCAGTGGCAAAATATGCTGATGCACGGGTCACATATTGGTTCTTCTTCCTCGAGAAATTCTCATTTCACAGTGGCTGACATCACCCCAACACAAGTTTTGGTGCCTCAACTTTGCACCTGCTCCAGTGTCAACTCCTTTTGGTGCCTCTGCGTCCTCAACTCCCGTCGCCAGCCCTGTGTCTGTGAGTTCCTTTGCTGCCCCTGTAACAGTGGCTGCAGCGCCCAACATAGCCCCTGCTCAAGTGTCGGTGGCATTACCTTTGCTCCAATGTCAACTCCTATTGCTGCCCCTGTGTCTGTGACTACCATTGCTGCCCTGCTCCAGTGTCTGTGACTCCTGTCACTGCCACTGATCCAGTGATTCAGTGATAATGGCCACTGTTCCCAACCCTAAACCTATACCCTGCCCTCAGGAGAGTGGGGGCATTTAAACCTGCTCCGTGCCTCACCAGAATCGTATGTGGTGGCCTTCAGGTCCATCCTAAGTCCCTGTCTCTTCCTGCCCCTGTTTCCATACCATTAATGACTGTTTTGTCCCAGTCCTAGTGCATGTATTTGTCCCTAAGTTCTCAAATGTGTTTATCCTGTTAAAACAAGTaaactgattgggagatccttTATAATGttgcaagataatgacccaaatacCCTTCCACAACAACAAAGGCTAAGTTTTAAACTGACCTTGTCAATCTctataataacttaataataactttaat
This genomic interval from Astyanax mexicanus isolate ESR-SI-001 chromosome 1, AstMex3_surface, whole genome shotgun sequence contains the following:
- the LOC103042338 gene encoding trace amine-associated receptor 1-like — its product is MNSSEVQIVDITLCYEYVNGSCQKVVYPLFLKVPLYLFFSSVVILTVFGNLFVIITILHFKQLHMPTNFLVLSLAVTDLLLGALYMPPCMVQSVETCWYLGPLYCKIHSSVVIMLATASIINLSLISIDRYYAVCKPLQYHTKITPCATVFMISISWSVSIIAGFGTIFLELNILGVEEFYYKNVACEGGCVMFQNAASTITCSLLSFYIPGVVMLSIYMKIFRVAQKQAKSIQDSKCKNNIKSVLSKEEKKATKTLAVILGVFLSLWTPFFVCYIIKSFGHPFPPVVIDMLAWIGLMNSTCNPIVYAFFYKWFRKAFRMIISGQIFQPGSSRTNLFSH
- the LOC111191862 gene encoding trace amine-associated receptor 1-like, whose amino-acid sequence is MNSSHTQIDITLCYEYLNGSCHKVVYPMFLRVSFYLVFSLVVILTVLGNLFVIITILHFKQLHMPTNYLVLSLAVTDLLLGVLFMPPNMLRFVETCWYFGTLFCKVHNSVSIMLCTSSIINLSFISIDRYYAVCHPLLYHSKITSFVTVIMISICWSVSTVAGFGTIFLDLNILGVEEFYYENIVCEGGCVMFQNAASTITCSLLSFYIPGIVMLCIYMKIFRVAQKQAKSIQDSKSAKNNIKSMLNKEQRKATKTLAVVLGVFLSLWTPFFICYIINPFIGHSVSPVVLDTLAWIGLMNSTCNPIVYAFFYKWFRKAFRIISSGKIFQPGSSRTDLFSN